Proteins encoded by one window of Sediminicoccus rosea:
- a CDS encoding universal stress protein: MAYRRLLLPMTGTAAGEAALATALMVARIWGAHVHCLHVRVDARDVAPLAGEGLSGAMIEEMMAATERESGDRAGRVRALFERFAASAGDVTIAHSAETALKSGGPTLSFESIAGREEDIVAQQSRLYDMAVVPHPEAGEDVSSSDALHAVLFDSGRPVLIAPRVAPATIGTRICCAWNGTAESAAAMAAALPWLHRADARRILYADDYQRRGPKVEGILAYLHWHEIPAEAMQFKPVTKDVGAGLLGAVRDFEADLLCMGAYSHSRLRQLILGGVTRHVLENADVPVLMCR; this comes from the coding sequence ATGGCCTATCGCCGCCTGCTGCTGCCGATGACCGGGACCGCCGCCGGGGAAGCCGCACTCGCCACCGCGCTGATGGTGGCCCGCATCTGGGGCGCCCATGTGCATTGCCTGCATGTGCGCGTGGATGCGCGCGACGTGGCACCGCTCGCCGGCGAGGGGCTCTCGGGCGCCATGATCGAGGAGATGATGGCGGCGACCGAGCGCGAGAGCGGCGACCGCGCGGGCCGCGTCCGCGCGCTCTTCGAGCGTTTCGCGGCCAGCGCGGGCGATGTCACCATCGCCCACTCCGCCGAGACGGCGCTGAAATCGGGCGGTCCCACCCTCTCCTTCGAGTCCATCGCGGGCCGGGAGGAGGACATCGTGGCGCAGCAGTCGCGCCTCTATGACATGGCGGTGGTGCCGCACCCCGAGGCGGGCGAGGACGTCTCGAGCTCGGACGCGCTGCATGCCGTCCTCTTTGATTCCGGCCGCCCGGTGCTGATCGCCCCCCGCGTGGCGCCGGCGACCATCGGCACGCGCATCTGCTGCGCCTGGAACGGCACGGCCGAGAGCGCCGCCGCCATGGCCGCCGCCCTCCCCTGGCTGCACCGCGCCGATGCGCGCCGCATCCTCTACGCCGACGACTACCAGCGCCGCGGGCCGAAGGTGGAGGGCATCCTCGCCTATCTCCACTGGCACGAGATCCCGGCCGAGGCGATGCAGTTCAAGCCGGTCACCAAGGATGTCGGCGCGGGCCTGCTGGGCGCGGTGCGGGATTTCGAGGCGGACCTGCTCTGCATGGGCGCCTACAGCCATTCGCGCCTGCGCCAGCTCATCCTGGGCGGCGTGACCCGGCACGTGCTGGAGAATGCCGACGTGCCCGTGCTGATGTGCCGCTAG
- a CDS encoding HNH endonuclease, giving the protein MPDGGLIPQINGPGGFPALVLNADFRPLSYFPLSVWSWQDAVKAVVLDRVSVLSEYETEVHSPSFALRLPSVIALREYIPAARRPAFTRFNVFLRDRFECQYCGDGLPAHELTFDHVIPRSRGGRTSWENVVAACGPCNLRKGSALPRECHMLPRQTPRQPTSWELQENGRSFPPNHLHESWRDYLYWDSELEQG; this is encoded by the coding sequence TTGCCCGACGGCGGTCTCATCCCTCAGATCAACGGCCCCGGCGGCTTTCCCGCCCTGGTGCTGAATGCGGATTTCCGACCTCTCTCCTATTTCCCGCTCTCGGTCTGGTCCTGGCAGGATGCGGTGAAGGCGGTGGTGCTGGACCGCGTCTCGGTGCTCAGCGAGTACGAGACGGAGGTGCACTCGCCCTCCTTCGCGCTGCGCCTGCCCTCGGTCATCGCGTTGCGCGAATACATTCCGGCGGCACGGCGCCCCGCGTTTACGCGGTTCAACGTCTTCCTGCGCGACCGCTTCGAATGCCAGTACTGTGGCGATGGCCTGCCCGCGCATGAGCTGACCTTCGACCATGTGATCCCGCGCTCGCGCGGCGGGCGGACGAGCTGGGAGAATGTCGTCGCCGCCTGCGGCCCCTGCAATCTCCGCAAGGGCAGCGCGCTGCCGCGCGAATGCCACATGCTGCCCCGCCAGACGCCGCGCCAGCCGACGAGCTGGGAATTGCAGGAGAATGGGCGGAGCTTCCCGCCCAACCACCTGCATGAGAGCTGGCGCGACTACCTGTACTGGGACAGCGAGCTGGAGCAGGGCTGA
- a CDS encoding DMT family transporter: MLLLLTGLGWGSNWPALQLLLREMPPLAARSYAGLASSFVFGLGALAFGVRLSVPRALWGRLALFSALNVTAWMGLATVGLLWLSAAEAATLAYTMPVWAALLAWPILGERPSLTKLLALALGIGGVVILFAGRGLDVGLAKLPGMLLLLGSAMFFALGAVLAKRYPLPMHPVAAMVWQVGLGCLPLFLLSPFLETVRLGELSPLGWFLMGWMAVVALGIAYLAWFGALARLPASTATIGTLLVPIVAVLATGLLLDEPLGLREWSALGFTLAGVLLATRRRA; the protein is encoded by the coding sequence TTGCTGCTTCTGCTGACCGGCCTGGGCTGGGGCTCCAACTGGCCCGCCCTGCAATTGCTGCTGCGCGAGATGCCGCCGCTCGCCGCGCGTTCCTATGCCGGGCTCGCCTCCTCCTTCGTCTTCGGCCTGGGCGCGCTGGCCTTCGGCGTGCGGCTTTCCGTGCCGCGCGCGCTCTGGGGGCGGCTCGCGCTCTTCTCGGCGTTGAATGTCACGGCCTGGATGGGCCTCGCGACGGTCGGCCTGCTCTGGCTGAGCGCAGCGGAAGCGGCGACGCTGGCCTACACCATGCCGGTCTGGGCCGCCCTCCTGGCCTGGCCCATCCTGGGCGAACGGCCAAGCCTGACCAAGCTGCTGGCACTCGCCCTGGGCATCGGCGGGGTGGTCATCCTCTTCGCTGGGCGCGGGCTGGATGTGGGGCTCGCCAAGCTGCCGGGGATGCTGCTCCTGCTGGGCTCGGCCATGTTCTTCGCGCTCGGCGCCGTGCTGGCCAAGCGCTACCCGCTGCCCATGCATCCGGTGGCCGCCATGGTCTGGCAGGTCGGCCTCGGCTGCCTGCCGCTCTTCCTGCTCTCGCCCTTCCTGGAAACGGTGCGCCTCGGTGAGCTCTCGCCGCTCGGCTGGTTCCTGATGGGCTGGATGGCGGTGGTGGCGCTCGGTATCGCCTATCTCGCCTGGTTCGGCGCGCTGGCGCGGCTGCCGGCCTCGACGGCCACCATCGGCACGCTGCTGGTGCCCATCGTGGCCGTGCTGGCGACAGGCCTGCTGCTGGATGAGCCGCTGGGGCTTCGCGAATGGTCGGCGCTGGGCTTCACCCTCGCGGGCGTGCTGCTCGCCACACGGCGGCGCGCATGA
- a CDS encoding class I SAM-dependent methyltransferase has translation MLNKLLGIVSGRTDLTLQGRFARFYRTNYWLDPESRSGPGSRRDSGSVAAAIEALGMAVHDHGVRRIADIPCGDFNWMPLFLEAWPEVQYQGFDIVAEMIADNRRRHPGLQFERLDITREVPPSVDLILCKDLLNHLCFADVRAALENMRRSGSRLLLASNNFGRDNVELPRLGRRGSRHLDITRPPFGLPPPIWRTHYLGLWRLADVPA, from the coding sequence ATGTTGAACAAGCTCCTCGGGATCGTCTCCGGACGCACCGACCTGACGCTCCAGGGGCGTTTCGCGCGTTTCTACCGCACCAACTACTGGCTTGATCCGGAATCCCGCTCCGGCCCGGGTTCCCGCCGTGATTCCGGCTCGGTCGCGGCGGCCATCGAGGCCCTGGGGATGGCCGTCCACGACCATGGCGTGCGCCGCATCGCGGACATTCCCTGCGGCGACTTCAACTGGATGCCCCTGTTTCTCGAGGCCTGGCCTGAGGTGCAATACCAGGGCTTCGACATCGTGGCCGAGATGATCGCCGACAACCGCAGGCGCCATCCCGGCCTCCAGTTCGAACGGCTGGACATCACGCGCGAGGTGCCGCCCAGCGTGGACCTGATCCTCTGCAAGGATCTGCTGAACCATCTCTGCTTCGCAGATGTGCGGGCCGCGCTGGAGAACATGCGCCGCTCCGGCTCGCGCCTGCTGCTCGCCTCCAACAATTTCGGGCGTGACAATGTGGAACTGCCCCGGCTCGGGCGGCGCGGGTCCCGGCACCTCGACATCACACGCCCTCCCTTCGGGCTGCCCCCGCCCATCTGGCGGACGCATTACCTGGGGCTGTGGCGCCTCGCGGATGTCCCGGCCTGA
- a CDS encoding DUF3293 domain-containing protein yields MTRAEAYRRTQYRAGEVVVRVGRRSATADRWMARHGAREAGFITAWNPMSRRMPPAWNAAAQARLRRDLRGAGREEGEGALGAWHEAMLLVALPKRVLARLARRHRQAAVVWLRRGRPARLLDTRPG; encoded by the coding sequence GTGACGCGGGCCGAGGCCTATCGGCGCACGCAGTATCGCGCGGGTGAGGTGGTGGTGCGCGTGGGCCGCCGCAGCGCGACGGCGGATCGCTGGATGGCGCGGCACGGCGCGCGCGAGGCCGGCTTCATCACCGCCTGGAACCCGATGAGCCGCCGGATGCCGCCCGCCTGGAACGCGGCCGCCCAGGCGCGGCTGCGGCGCGACCTGCGCGGCGCAGGCCGCGAAGAGGGCGAGGGCGCGCTCGGCGCCTGGCACGAGGCGATGCTGCTGGTTGCCCTGCCGAAGCGCGTACTGGCCCGCCTCGCCCGCCGTCATCGCCAGGCCGCGGTGGTCTGGCTGCGGCGCGGCCGCCCCGCCCGGCTGCTGGACACGCGGCCCGGGTGA
- the gluQRS gene encoding tRNA glutamyl-Q(34) synthetase GluQRS, with protein sequence MPFAPPPGCVTRFAPSPTGLLHLGHAHSALFAARAAEQAGGRFLLRIEDIDATRCRPEFTAAILEDLAWLGLAWEEPVRVQSARMAGYGASLDSLRARGLLYPCFCTRGDIAAAIGAAHGPMGGSSAIYPGTCRNLPRAEAEARIAAGRPYALRLDVTRALAETGPLTFTDLIHGPRRCTPETQGDVVLARKDIPASYHLCVTQDDAEQGVTLVTRGEDLLEATDIHRLLQALMGWPAPLYAHHGLIRDAEGKRLAKRDQAPTLRAMRASGMSPAEVRAAAGFP encoded by the coding sequence ATGCCCTTCGCCCCGCCACCCGGCTGCGTCACGCGCTTTGCGCCCTCCCCCACCGGCCTGCTGCATCTCGGCCACGCGCATTCGGCGCTCTTCGCGGCGCGTGCGGCCGAGCAGGCCGGCGGCCGCTTCCTGCTGCGCATCGAGGACATCGACGCCACGCGCTGCCGGCCGGAATTCACCGCCGCGATCCTGGAGGATCTGGCCTGGCTCGGCCTCGCCTGGGAGGAGCCGGTGCGGGTGCAATCCGCCCGCATGGCGGGCTATGGCGCGAGCCTGGATTCGCTGCGGGCGCGCGGCCTGCTCTACCCCTGCTTCTGCACGCGGGGCGACATCGCCGCCGCCATCGGCGCCGCGCATGGCCCCATGGGCGGATCCTCGGCGATCTATCCCGGCACCTGCCGCAACCTGCCGCGCGCCGAGGCAGAGGCGCGCATCGCCGCCGGCCGCCCCTATGCGCTGCGCCTCGACGTCACCCGCGCGCTGGCGGAGACCGGGCCGCTGACCTTCACCGACCTGATCCACGGCCCGCGCCGCTGCACGCCCGAGACGCAGGGCGATGTGGTGCTGGCGCGCAAGGACATCCCCGCCTCCTACCACCTCTGCGTCACCCAGGATGACGCCGAGCAGGGCGTCACGCTGGTGACGCGCGGCGAGGACCTGCTGGAAGCGACTGACATCCACCGCCTGCTCCAGGCGCTGATGGGCTGGCCCGCGCCGCTCTACGCCCATCACGGCCTGATCCGGGACGCCGAGGGAAAGCGCCTGGCCAAGCGGGACCAGGCGCCCACGCTGCGCGCCATGCGCGCAAGTGGCATGAGCCCGGCGGAGGTGCGCGCCGCCGCGGGTTTCCCCTAA
- a CDS encoding bifunctional aminoglycoside phosphotransferase/ATP-binding protein yields MAIPAIQAEAAAFLGGLVGAAPVETHISAVFLGEREAFKLKKAVDFGFLDFSTLAERERLTKFEHALNAPHAPGLYLGAVPLTRGPDGALRLGGEGPAVEWVLRMKRLPPEAFFTGPLPPELLDPLADAVMALHEAAPRRAGDGRMVGVITGNREAALSAGLPAAPVRAWAEAALAAEARLAPWLAERAAAGFLRRCHGDLHLGNICLLEGRPTPFDALEFDEALATIDVGYDLAFLLMDLDRRDSRAAANRVLNRYIARTGDVALLRAMPLWLSLRALIRAHVAARSGQDGGPLLAAAGAYLAPAPARLVAVGGLQGTGKSHLARRLAPDLGAAPGALILRSDEIRKRQAGVAPETRLPPEAYRPETSAAVFATLNAMAAEALAAGHAVIADAVFQRAPERDALAALDPGFTGLWLEAPLDILRARIAARRGDASDATPEVLAATAARDLGAITWNRLDATAAPEDMARKILDLPPRPSP; encoded by the coding sequence ATGGCGATTCCCGCCATCCAGGCCGAGGCGGCCGCCTTCCTCGGCGGCCTCGTGGGCGCGGCCCCGGTGGAGACGCATATCTCCGCCGTCTTCCTGGGCGAGCGGGAGGCCTTCAAGCTGAAGAAGGCGGTGGATTTCGGCTTCCTCGACTTCTCCACCCTCGCCGAGCGCGAGCGGTTGACGAAGTTCGAGCACGCGCTGAACGCGCCGCATGCGCCGGGCCTCTATCTCGGCGCCGTGCCGCTCACGCGCGGCCCGGATGGCGCGCTGCGCCTGGGTGGCGAGGGCCCGGCCGTGGAATGGGTGCTGCGGATGAAGCGCCTGCCGCCCGAGGCCTTCTTCACAGGCCCCCTGCCGCCCGAGCTGCTGGACCCGCTGGCCGATGCGGTGATGGCGCTGCATGAGGCCGCACCCCGCCGGGCGGGGGATGGCCGCATGGTCGGCGTCATCACCGGCAACCGCGAGGCGGCGCTCTCGGCCGGGCTGCCCGCGGCGCCGGTCCGCGCCTGGGCGGAAGCCGCTCTGGCCGCCGAGGCGCGCCTCGCGCCCTGGCTCGCGGAACGCGCGGCGGCCGGCTTCCTGCGCCGCTGCCATGGCGACCTGCACCTGGGCAATATCTGCCTGCTGGAGGGCCGCCCCACCCCCTTCGACGCGCTGGAATTCGACGAGGCGCTGGCCACCATCGATGTCGGCTACGACCTCGCCTTCCTGCTCATGGACCTCGACCGGCGGGACAGCCGCGCCGCGGCCAACCGCGTGCTGAACCGCTACATCGCCCGCACCGGGGATGTGGCGCTGCTGCGCGCGATGCCCCTCTGGCTCTCGCTGCGCGCGCTGATCCGCGCGCATGTCGCGGCGCGCTCCGGCCAGGATGGCGGCCCGCTGCTGGCGGCGGCCGGCGCCTATCTCGCGCCCGCGCCAGCGCGCCTCGTCGCCGTGGGCGGCCTGCAGGGCACCGGCAAGTCGCACCTGGCGCGCCGCCTCGCGCCCGATCTCGGCGCCGCGCCAGGCGCGCTCATCCTCCGCAGCGACGAGATCCGCAAGCGCCAGGCGGGTGTCGCACCCGAGACCCGCCTGCCGCCCGAGGCCTATCGCCCGGAAACGAGCGCCGCCGTCTTCGCCACGCTGAACGCCATGGCCGCCGAGGCGCTGGCGGCCGGCCATGCGGTCATCGCCGACGCCGTCTTCCAGCGCGCGCCGGAGCGTGACGCGCTCGCTGCCCTCGACCCTGGCTTCACCGGCCTCTGGCTTGAGGCGCCGCTCGACATCCTGCGCGCGCGCATCGCCGCCCGCAGGGGCGATGCCTCGGATGCCACGCCCGAGGTGCTGGCCGCGACCGCCGCGCGCGACCTGGGCGCGATCACCTGGAACCGCCTGGATGCCACCGCCGCACCGGAAGACATGGCCCGCAAGATACTGGACTTGCCCCCGCGGCCTTCGCCATAA
- a CDS encoding patatin-like phospholipase family protein has product MDSAPPAATQPVAAPAIAQKTSRRINLALQGGGTHGAFTWGALERLLEEERIEFDGLSGTSAGAINGAVLALGLLEGGRQGAKDALNRFWRALGAKFAVSPLKATPIEKALWGWDLQYSLAWNAFDTMTRVMSPYQLNPFPMEFNPLRKALDQSLDLARLRADKNAIRLFISATNVRTGKPKVFTRSEITVDALLASACLPNVFKAVEIDGEAYWDGGYLGNPALWPLYHERMAADIVLVQLNPLLRPELPTTTSDIMNRLNEISFNASLMSEMRAIDFVQRMLEAGRLEQPRYRRIFLHSIEDEPRMRAFKLSTKFNGDWDFLQTLRDYGWEAADLFIRENLDKVGRESTLDIQRYL; this is encoded by the coding sequence ATGGACAGCGCGCCCCCCGCCGCCACCCAGCCCGTCGCGGCTCCGGCCATCGCGCAGAAGACCTCGCGCCGCATCAACCTCGCGCTGCAGGGCGGCGGCACGCATGGCGCCTTCACCTGGGGCGCCCTGGAGCGGCTGCTGGAGGAGGAGCGCATCGAGTTCGACGGCCTCTCCGGCACCTCGGCCGGCGCGATCAACGGCGCGGTGCTGGCGCTCGGCCTGCTGGAAGGCGGGCGGCAGGGGGCGAAGGATGCGCTGAACCGCTTCTGGCGCGCGCTGGGCGCGAAATTCGCCGTCTCGCCGCTCAAGGCGACGCCGATCGAGAAGGCGCTCTGGGGCTGGGACCTGCAATACAGCCTGGCCTGGAACGCCTTCGACACCATGACGCGCGTCATGTCGCCCTACCAGCTGAACCCCTTCCCGATGGAGTTCAACCCGCTGCGCAAGGCGCTGGACCAGAGCCTGGACCTCGCCCGCCTGCGCGCCGACAAGAACGCGATCCGGCTGTTCATCTCGGCCACCAATGTCCGCACGGGCAAGCCCAAGGTCTTCACGCGCAGCGAGATCACGGTGGATGCGCTGCTCGCCTCCGCCTGCCTGCCCAATGTGTTCAAGGCGGTGGAGATCGATGGCGAGGCCTATTGGGATGGCGGTTACCTCGGCAATCCGGCGCTCTGGCCGCTCTATCACGAGCGCATGGCGGCCGACATCGTTCTGGTGCAGCTGAACCCGCTGCTGCGCCCCGAATTGCCGACCACGACCAGCGACATCATGAACCGGCTGAACGAGATCAGCTTCAACGCCTCGCTGATGAGCGAGATGCGCGCCATCGACTTCGTTCAGCGCATGCTGGAGGCGGGGCGGCTGGAGCAGCCGCGCTACCGCCGCATCTTCCTCCATTCCATCGAGGACGAGCCGCGCATGCGCGCCTTCAAGCTCAGCACCAAGTTCAACGGCGACTGGGACTTCCTGCAGACGCTGCGCGACTATGGCTGGGAGGCGGCGGACCTCTTCATCCGCGAGAACCTGGACAAGGTGGGGCGCGAGAGCACGCTGGACATCCAGCGCTATCTCTGA
- a CDS encoding pirin family protein: MIDIRPFNSLGHANFGWLNARHHFSFGHYNDPSRMGWGRLRVWNDDEIAAGTGFDPHPHRDMEIITYVREGAITHRDNMGNEGRTEAGDVQIMSAGTGVVHSEYNLEPGTTKIFQIWILPDVRGAKPNWGAKTFPKAAREAKFEVLAGGRPGDAEAGALPINADAAVMATTLAKGQELKLTLAPGRAAYLVPAKGSATVNGQPLGLRDGAAIEGEREVTIVANDEAELVLVEVAA, from the coding sequence ATGATTGACATCCGCCCCTTCAACTCGCTGGGCCATGCCAATTTCGGCTGGCTCAATGCCCGCCACCACTTCTCCTTCGGCCACTACAACGACCCCTCCCGCATGGGCTGGGGCCGCCTGCGCGTCTGGAACGATGACGAGATCGCGGCCGGCACGGGCTTCGACCCGCATCCGCACCGCGACATGGAAATCATCACCTATGTCCGCGAGGGCGCGATCACGCATCGCGACAACATGGGCAATGAGGGCCGCACCGAGGCGGGCGACGTGCAGATCATGTCGGCCGGCACGGGCGTGGTGCACAGCGAATACAACCTCGAGCCCGGAACGACGAAGATCTTCCAGATCTGGATCCTGCCCGACGTGCGGGGTGCGAAGCCCAATTGGGGTGCCAAGACCTTCCCCAAGGCCGCGCGCGAGGCGAAGTTCGAGGTGCTGGCCGGCGGCCGCCCCGGCGATGCCGAAGCCGGCGCCCTGCCCATCAACGCCGATGCGGCGGTGATGGCGACGACGCTCGCCAAGGGCCAGGAGCTGAAGCTCACCCTCGCCCCGGGCCGCGCCGCCTATCTGGTACCGGCCAAGGGCAGTGCCACCGTCAACGGCCAGCCGCTCGGCCTGCGCGACGGCGCCGCGATCGAGGGCGAGCGTGAGGTGACGATCGTGGCGAATGACGAGGCTGAGCTCGTTCTCGTCGAAGTGGCGGCGTAA
- a CDS encoding class I SAM-dependent rRNA methyltransferase translates to MTPLLRLQPGRDRRVKSGHPWAFSNEIVMDAAARALPPGSPVRLEGDDGVKHGIWHFNPHSLIAARILDRQAQAAPDAAWFTARIARALALRERLGLARHARLVHAEADGLPGLIVDRFDDVIALQANTAGMEAATPLIVEALRELLNPRSILARNDSAVRGLEGLPLETRLLHGSEAQARVEEGGLAFAVDLLSGQKTGWFFDQRENRARVAALAKGATMLDAFCHTGGFGLMAAKEGARQVTLLDRSQPALDLALASAAANGLADRVTARRGEALETLERMIGAGERFDVVVADPPAFAKTRKDIPAALRAYQRLARICAQLVNPGGFLFIASCSHHAAPPEFAAAVAEGVWRARREARLLASTGAGPDHPVHPMLPESAYLKGQLLQLA, encoded by the coding sequence ATGACCCCGCTTCTTCGCCTGCAGCCCGGCCGCGACCGCCGCGTGAAATCCGGCCATCCCTGGGCCTTTTCCAACGAGATCGTGATGGATGCGGCGGCCCGCGCCCTGCCGCCCGGCAGCCCCGTGCGGCTCGAGGGCGATGACGGTGTGAAGCACGGCATCTGGCACTTCAACCCGCACAGCCTGATCGCGGCGCGCATCCTGGACCGGCAGGCCCAGGCCGCCCCCGACGCCGCCTGGTTCACCGCCCGCATCGCCCGCGCGCTGGCGCTGCGCGAGCGCCTGGGCCTCGCCCGCCACGCGCGGCTGGTCCATGCCGAGGCGGATGGCCTGCCGGGCCTGATCGTTGATCGCTTCGACGATGTGATCGCACTCCAGGCGAACACCGCCGGCATGGAGGCGGCGACGCCGCTGATCGTGGAAGCGCTGCGCGAATTGCTGAACCCGCGCAGCATCCTCGCCCGCAATGACAGCGCGGTGCGCGGCCTCGAGGGCCTGCCGCTGGAGACCAGGCTGCTGCACGGCAGCGAGGCCCAGGCCCGCGTCGAGGAAGGCGGCCTCGCCTTCGCGGTGGACCTGCTCTCCGGCCAGAAGACCGGCTGGTTCTTCGACCAGCGCGAGAACCGCGCGCGCGTCGCCGCCCTGGCCAAGGGCGCCACGATGCTCGACGCCTTCTGCCACACCGGCGGCTTCGGCCTGATGGCGGCCAAGGAAGGCGCGCGCCAGGTCACGCTGCTCGACCGCTCGCAGCCGGCACTCGACCTCGCCTTGGCTTCCGCTGCCGCGAATGGCCTGGCCGACCGCGTCACCGCCCGGCGCGGCGAGGCGCTGGAAACGCTGGAGCGCATGATCGGCGCCGGCGAGCGCTTCGACGTGGTGGTGGCCGACCCGCCGGCCTTCGCGAAGACCCGCAAGGACATCCCCGCCGCATTGCGGGCCTATCAGCGCCTCGCGCGGATCTGCGCGCAGCTGGTGAATCCGGGCGGCTTCCTGTTCATCGCCTCCTGCTCGCACCATGCGGCGCCGCCGGAATTCGCCGCCGCCGTGGCCGAAGGCGTCTGGCGCGCGCGGCGCGAGGCGCGGCTGCTCGCCAGCACCGGCGCAGGGCCCGACCACCCGGTTCACCCCATGCTGCCCGAGAGCGCCTACCTCAAGGGGCAGCTCCTGCAACTGGCGTGA
- the pdxH gene encoding pyridoxamine 5'-phosphate oxidase: MTEDPYALFAEWLAEATRTEPNDPNAMCLATATPDGRPSARMVLLKGHDARGFVFYTNLESRKGGELAANPHAALCFHWKTLTRSVRVEGRIEPVTAEEADAYYASRSRGSRIGAWASRQSRPLEGRWALEKAVAEYTMKFGVSEIPRPPFWSGFRLLPERIEFWRDMPFRLHERRVFTADGSGWKTEALYP, from the coding sequence ATGACCGAAGACCCTTACGCCCTCTTCGCCGAATGGCTGGCCGAGGCGACGCGCACCGAACCCAATGATCCGAACGCCATGTGCCTGGCCACCGCCACGCCCGATGGCCGGCCCTCCGCCCGCATGGTGCTGCTCAAGGGCCATGATGCGCGCGGCTTCGTCTTCTACACCAACCTCGAATCGCGCAAGGGCGGCGAACTCGCGGCCAACCCCCACGCCGCGCTCTGCTTCCATTGGAAGACGCTGACCCGCAGCGTGCGCGTCGAGGGGCGGATCGAGCCGGTGACGGCGGAGGAGGCCGATGCCTATTACGCCTCCCGCTCGCGCGGGTCGCGCATCGGCGCCTGGGCCTCGCGCCAGTCGCGCCCGCTGGAAGGGCGCTGGGCGCTGGAAAAGGCCGTCGCGGAATACACGATGAAATTCGGCGTCAGCGAGATCCCGCGCCCGCCCTTCTGGTCCGGCTTCCGCCTGCTGCCCGAGCGCATCGAGTTCTGGCGCGACATGCCCTTCCGCCTGCATGAGCGCCGCGTCTTCACGGCCGATGGCAGCGGCTGGAAGACCGAGGCGCTCTACCCCTGA
- a CDS encoding DMT family transporter, producing the protein MNQRQVGLVLLMLTAVNWGATWPLMKFLLTELPPLTMRAIGTATLAVALAAGALAFGVRLHVPREQRPRLILFALLNITAWMAFGTLALRWLTASEAAILAYTMPVWAALFAWPILGEKPGPRRIAGLVLGFGSILILFAGRGVELGLAKLPGLLFILASALLFALGAVLSKRRPLVLHPITALAWQMAIGCLPMAILAPLLETFQPGLVSGPVWFWFGWFMIFSMGMSYLTWFGALARLPASTAAIGTLLAPVLSVLGAGLILGEPLGWREALALSGTVGAVALAVGVRDKPA; encoded by the coding sequence ATGAACCAGCGGCAGGTGGGCCTGGTGCTGCTGATGCTCACCGCGGTGAACTGGGGCGCCACCTGGCCGCTCATGAAATTCCTGCTCACGGAATTGCCGCCGCTCACCATGCGCGCCATCGGCACGGCGACGCTCGCCGTGGCGTTGGCGGCGGGCGCCCTCGCCTTCGGCGTGCGGCTGCATGTCCCGCGCGAGCAGCGGCCGCGCCTCATTCTCTTCGCGCTGCTCAACATCACCGCCTGGATGGCCTTCGGCACGCTGGCGCTGCGCTGGCTGACGGCATCGGAAGCCGCGATCCTCGCCTACACCATGCCGGTCTGGGCGGCGCTCTTCGCATGGCCCATCCTCGGCGAGAAGCCGGGGCCGCGCCGCATCGCGGGGCTGGTGCTGGGCTTCGGCAGCATCCTGATCCTCTTCGCCGGGCGCGGCGTGGAACTCGGGCTCGCCAAGCTGCCGGGCCTGCTCTTCATCCTCGCCTCCGCGCTGCTCTTCGCGCTGGGTGCGGTCCTCTCCAAGCGGCGGCCGCTGGTGCTGCACCCGATCACGGCGCTCGCCTGGCAGATGGCGATCGGCTGCCTGCCCATGGCGATCCTGGCGCCGCTGCTGGAGACCTTCCAGCCCGGCCTCGTCTCCGGCCCCGTCTGGTTCTGGTTCGGCTGGTTCATGATCTTCTCCATGGGCATGTCCTACCTCACCTGGTTCGGCGCGCTCGCCCGCCTGCCCGCCTCCACGGCCGCCATCGGCACGCTGCTGGCGCCCGTGCTGAGCGTGCTCGGCGCGGGCCTGATCCTGGGTGAGCCGCTCGGCTGGCGCGAGGCGCTGGCGCTTTCGGGCACGGTGGGCGCGGTGGCGCTGGCGGTGGGAGTGCGCGATAAGCCGGCATGA